acttTACTAAGTAGGGTCCACTACTATAGTTTAACAatcaaattttattgctttattcaTGTGGTGCTTTTTGCAAGGCACTGTGGTATGAACTAGAAAACCTGGAATGACTCGTGATAAACCTTGGAATGACACATGAAGGATGCTATGAAAGTCATTCTGAGGCAGGATGCTTTACTGAATCGGTTTTAACCAGGGTATCAAACATCAGGAATGAGTTCAAGTTAAAATTCACAGGAGAATGGAAACATCTTAAGGTGAGTGACTTCACATGCCCATCCTGATACTCTGAATAATCTGGAAAATTGCTgtgaagagaaagaacaaatgtTAAAACAAGCTTTGAATAAAATACATCTAGCAACTGCAAAATTACCTATTAAGGTAGTTAAGAATCTGAGATTACTCTTACAATCATTTGCAAAAGCCATCTAGCTTCACTGTAAGAAGACAGGCCTAtcttaacaaataaaacaattaaatgctcataaagttttattattttccagtgcTAGGAAATGAACTGAAGGCCTCCCACCTGCTAGGCAGATGATCTACCTCGAAGCAACATTCCCAAatcaagttatattttattttatttttatttttataaagaaagagggagagagagaattctaacattttattttatttttttagttcttggcggacacaacgtcttcgtttgtatgtggtgctgagggtcgaacccaggccgcacgcatgccaggcgagcgcgctactgcttgagccacatccccagcccctcaagttattttttaaatcctagcTTCCCTAAATTTTATGTTAAGTGTCCAAATGAGCCTGCACATATAGGAAATCATTTTAGAAAGAActtaaagccagcctgggaagctgaggcaggaagactgtgagttcaaagccagcctcatcaaaagcaaggcGCTGAGtaagtcagtgagaccctcttttaaaagggctagggatgtggctcagtggtcgagtgcccctgaattcaatccatggtaccaaaaaaataagtaaataaaaataaaaagaacttaagaCACCAGCGTACACAGGTTTTTCTAGATAGATTGATTTTGGCTTATTCCTAAATAATTAAGCATCCTTTAAAGCCCTGGCCAATAACATATGCATGTTTCCTCATTCTCACAAAGCTGAAATTCAATCATCTTTGGGTTATATAAACTGCTTGGCTCTCAGCCATTTATCAGGAAAGCTTCCAATTGGTAGGTTTAGGAGAAAGACAAAGCAAAATGTTAAacagaaatctcagaaacattagAATGTGGAAAACAGAATCATTTACCTCAATATGAACAGTGGGCATAATAAGGTAATAAATGAAAAAGGCCATTCTGTAACTCATTTGCGGAGGCAAGTGCCTATTACTCTAACAGCAGGCTGCCCTGGTAACTAATCTTTCTTGCCATATGTCAAACGTTCCttttattaacataaaaacaCTTGTCTCACCAATTAAATTGCCAAGCGGGTACATGTTCTCTACACAGAAACACGTCTCTGGATTAGCTTTACTTTCATAAAACGTGCCACCTTTTGGACATAAGATTCTGATATGGTCAAATCAAGTCCTAACACCAGGAGTGCACGTCGGGAAGTCTCTCTGCAAGTGACAATGAAATCGCACACAGTCCAAGTTCTTCTGTGCGCGCTTCTTTTTGTTTAGCCTTAAATGTCCGCCAGCCTGACCATCACCACGGACCTGGCCTCTGGTCTCCGAGCACCGACGGAGCGCGGAGCTGGGCGGCCTCGAGCCCTCCCCCCAACGGCATGCCGCCCCGCACCTACCGGAGCCGCAGACGACGAAGATGAAGAGCGCCAGCAGCCAGGGTCCCACCGACGCCTTCTCCTCGGGGGCGTTTCTCTGCAAAGGGAAACCCGGTCAGAGGCGCCGCCGGCCGGGTGCCGTGGGCCGAGCCCGCCCGCCCCGGCCCGCTCtcccccggccccggccccggccccctCCCCGGCCCGCTCTCCCCcggccccagccccctccccagcccgcTCCCGCCCCGTCCCCGGCCGGCCCCCGCCCAGCTCACCGAGGTCTTGGCGACGTTGCCGCGCTGCGTGATGTTCTTGCTGTGCTTCTCGTTGGCCATCCGGATCCGCTGCTTGGCAACCATCTTCGCGGCGCCGCCTCCGCCCGGCCGCCCCTCGGCCTCGCTCGCTCGCCTCCCGGGCCGCTGTGAGGCTCGGCTCCCGGAGCCCGCGCCGCCGCGGGCAGGAGGCGCTCGGGACGGGCGCCGGCGGCGGCCGCTGGATCTGGGCGCGACGAGCGCCGGGCGCGAGCTGACGGCGTCGGGTCGGCGGGTCGGGCCAGCAGGGCGCGCGGGAGCACGGAGCGGGCCGCCGG
This Marmota flaviventris isolate mMarFla1 chromosome 8, mMarFla1.hap1, whole genome shotgun sequence DNA region includes the following protein-coding sequences:
- the Serp1 gene encoding stress-associated endoplasmic reticulum protein 1, which codes for MVAKQRIRMANEKHSKNITQRGNVAKTSRNAPEEKASVGPWLLALFIFVVCGSAIFQIIQSIRMGM